The nucleotide window AACGAATCCTAAATTCCTAATACACCACTGGATTGATGATACacaaaaacccatcaaaaaaaCAACAGCTAAAAcgattaacttgctagtttcctaAGCTAATCCCAACATACACCTCATtgtacacaaaaaataaaaacagggGGTGCATAAATGAATATCAATACGATCAAACATTTAATTTCCATCAAGAAAATAACACATAcaatgatttctacatcattatATAAATAAAGCAACACTGGAAAGTGGAAACCAAACCCACACATTATCATTGACCAATAACTGctgcaaaagtaaaaaaaaaaaaaaaaaaattcacttctTAAGCAATAATAACATGAAAGTTCCACTTGCATTctagaccaaaaaaaaacttttcaAAACCAAATATTATTTGTCCTTGCCTTTAGAACGTGGTGTTTGATTACTCCGGTCTCCACGCCGGTTTAACCGGAAAGACACTAACCGTTGAGCCTCACCCTCCATATAATTATTCTCTTGAACTCCTCATCACCTTAACAAATGCAAATAAGCTGTACATAACGGAAGAGAATAATCCAAAGATAAAACATCACTATTCACCACATAAGTTTAAACAATTTCTGTCAAATAAAGCATAACACTATTGACATTAAATGATccaataaatttaaaaatccACATCTTGCAAAATATAATCTGAATTGAAAAAAGTGCAGAAGAAGTAACAAAAATAGAGGTGCAGAATTAACTATTGAAAACCAAGAATAGAAACtgtgaaaagaaagaaacttgGGAGACAGAAAACAAAACACAGATGCAATTACTCAGAACTcatgaaatgatttttttaaaaaaagaaaagaagcaactTTGAGATACGTAAGTGCAAACGGCGAAAATGTTAGAAGTACCCAGATCCAGGAAACTCACAAGGAGGGAGTAGAGGTCTGTTATAAAGACAAGTAATGCAGGATAGGAAATCTTCAAGGTATCTCCCCAATCAGTACTTGCTCATTGTTTTGAATCAGATCCTAGGAACGAAAACTCGATCGAAAGCCAGAACACTTTCCCTCCAATGGACACCGGCGAATGAACGTGAACTCCGCACGAATTCTCAAAACACCACTGTTAACGACCTTCCTGCAAATCTATGAACTCGGAAGAAGCTCCTCTCAAATCTAGAGtccctaataataataatataaaacgCCCGTATAACAGGAAGAGTGGAGACGTCTAAAACGGGGTCGTTTAAGTGTCCCTTTGTGTACAAAATTCCAAAGTTGTCCTCCATTATTGAATATAATTCCAAGTTTACCCAACCGATGTACCTGCTCCACCGTCCACGCTGCACATCAATCAACGAGAGAAACGAAACTTGTCGTCGTTCCGGCCTTCGTTGTCGGCGTATCCGTCGCCAACATACTTGAGTTTCAAAAAGATCCAAAAACACGAGAAGTAGCCAAAGGGTCGATCAAGAGGCAGGCAATGGAAACACCTCAAGCAGATCCTCCTTCAAGCCGAGAATTACCAGAACTCAGGGGCTCCCCTGATGAACCCAATTGTAAGTATTTAGGGCATTTATTGGATTTCAGGAAAAGTGAGGCTGTGAATTAGGCAGCTGAATGTTGTTTCTGAAACGATTCAAGTATAAGTGGCTGTATGTGGAGTGGATAATGGAGTCTGACAAATGATAATTTTAGTTATCCCATAGAATTCATGCAACACATTCCTACCTGATAGTAACTTCATTCCATCTTTTAATATTTGGATAAGGGTAATGGATTATTAGATGGTTGATTATCCAAAATACGACCTTCTGTGGGAATCTAAGGGTTAGCGATGATCGATGTAGCCAACCCTTTGTCTGTTTAGAAACATCCTGCCTCCTGGTTTGATGCTTTTTGTTGGCATATTCAGGTAACTTAGTGACGATGTTTTGCCCAGCCCAAGCTAGTTATGAATAGCTTGTTGTGCATGGCATACCGTCGTGtggattattttttttgtgctgTAAAAAACCAATGGTTTCTAATGGTATGGGAAACAATATGCCAAGGTTGAAtccaaaggaaaaaacaaaaaggagttGTCATGGGCTGGGAATTGAACTGATATCTGGATGTGGGCCTCGATTGTTCAGTGGGCCAACTTAAAACAAAGTTGCTAAGTTTCGAATAGATATAAAAGCAAAAGACCAAAATCCCTAATTTGAAGCTTCCTGGAGACCTCGATTCCCCAATATCCAAACCCATTCACCGGAATTACAAAGATTTCTCCGTCGCCGTCGAAATCCCCATTTGGGGAGGGAAGTTCTCTCGCCAGAAGCGCGAGAATTCTACACCTTCCTCGACACGCTTTACAGGTACGACTCACTTCCACTAAACGCATCTTCGATTTTGTGGCGAGGTGTTTAAaatctttgttttttgttgggAATTTCATGGCGGATTATTCTTTGGGCGCCAGGGTATGGGGGTTAGTTTAGTGGGTGTTGTTCATATTGAATTATTTTGGTCTTTTCTTACTATGTTTACAATTTGTTGTGTGGGAAACTATTTTGTATTTCTTGgatctttttttcaatttctatttgtttggtttggttgtCTTCGTCACTGGGATTTTCCAGCCTTTGCTAGTACAGTACTATGTTGAGTTGCTGGAAGCTGGGTTTGTTTATGGCTTTATTGTTTGATTCCGATATTGATTGGCTTTATTATGATATATTCTCTTGCTTTTTAGCAGCAAATCCAAGCAACATCGTTTTCTGTTTGGCATTAAAGTCAGACATGATTGGCTTCTATGTGACTTTGTCAGTTGAATTAACTGATTATGCAAAAACCTCTCAACTTCCTAATCTGCAAAAAGCTTTGTCTGATTCTGTGATGACTTAGTGTTTTCCCTTATAGCTTCAGGTGATCACGAGGATATATAGATGGAAAAAGCAAATATAGAGGGGAAATGTGTGTTAGTGTTAATATTATGAGTCATTCTCCTGCGTAGTGTACTAGCGTCCCAATTCCAATAGAATGCGCGTactatttataatatatatatatatagcgggGTGTGCATGGCTCAATTGTGTGATTATAATTATAAGGCATCTAGGCTTATTTTTTCCTTGTAGCATTTGTTgtccatttttttttgcttatgttGAAGTGTGAAATGTACTGGAAATTCAAATTTATACtaaattaaaattgttttctttcttttgttgaaaatttttgctttgtcttcTCTGGAAGGTGAAATTTCTCAGAAATCAGGAGTTCTTTGATCAAGGCTATGGACAACGTGGATCACTATGCTGTCTTGGGGCTACCTTCTGGCGAGGAAGGTGCAAAGCTGACAGAGAAGGAGATCTCAAAGGCTTACAAATTCAAGGCCCTGGAACTTCACCCGGACAAGCGGCCTGATGACCCCAATGCCCATGACAACTTTCAGAAGCTCAAGTCTTCATATGAGATTCTCAAGGATGAGAAAGCTCGCAAGCTATTTGATGATCTCCTTCGCATCAAGCGTGACCAGCATCAACGCCACACACAGCGGGATGCAAAACGGCGGAGGATGGTATCTGATCTTGAGGAGAGAGAGCATGCTGCTGCCTTTGACCCGGACCCAGAATTAAAAGCCAAACAGGAAGAGGAGAGGATTGCTAggaaattgaaagaagaaattgagagaatcCGTGCTATGCATAAGGGGAAGGGACAAGgagcagcaacagcaacagctcCGGAAAGCTCTAGTACTGGTAATGTGGGAGGGACTGGGGTGGTGTTGGATAAGTCTAAGGTGTTGAAGGTGTCGTGGGAGAAGGTTGGGGAGGAATACACAGCAGATAGGTTGAGGGAGTTGTTTTCGAAGTTTGGAAAGGTGGAAGATGTTGTGATCAAGAGTTCAAAGAAGAAAGGTTCCGCCCTTGTTGTGATGAGTACGAAGGAAGCAGCTTTTTCCGCAACAGGAAATGTTTGTGGACATCTTTCAAATCCACTACTTGTTTTGCCCCTTCAACCGGTCATAGGGACAGAGTTCCCCAACGCCCAGAAGAATGTGGAGTCCGATCGCCTGAATAATCTAGTTGGTGCTGGATTTATGGCTTATGAAGAAAAAATTCTAGAGAAACTTCAGAAGGTTAGACCTTTGTCTTAACATgatcttgatttttttgtttgtttaatttgatgtTTGAAGCTAGCTGTTAAACTATTGTTACTACCATAGTCTTCATCGGTACTTTCAAATTATGCTAGAAATAAGACTAGTTTATATATGGGTTTCTATTGATTTGGAGGGGGAAAAACATTTATTACTTGATGATGAAATTTCTCTTATTGGGCTTTTCAACTTAagactctattttgtgtttcttaGATGTCTCACAGGCGTCCACAGATTTTCTTTATGGATTCATTTAGGACTTAGGAGCTTCAATTAAATAGATTTGTGCTAGGCTAAATTGcctcaacaaaattttataggAAGCAAGATCATATTACCAATGCAATAATAATTATCTATTGTTACTTGGTTTACAAGCTAAGTTAATGGTGTCTGGATTCATCATGATAATTATTTATTACTTAGGCTTAAACTTATTTTGGGGTCTAGATTTTGCGATTTGGAGGTGATAACTTTCCTAGGACTTCTTAGAGGGAAAGTTTATATAAAGGTAATTGTGGCTTCAGACAGTTCTAAATTTTTTTCAGTCAATTGAGAGGTTAAATGCCATCagaagaaattgagaaattCTTATCAGTGGACAGTCTTAGGATTTTCTTGGTTCTTGGTCCTTAAAAGTATATCCTGAATTCATGATATGGGCAGATGTCAACTAGGAGAAACAGAGTGGGAGTACTCGAGGAACTTCTGGTTGTCATGTGGTGTCCTATTTGGTTTGGGAAGCTGATGGAAGCCGGTAAAATATGCTTAAAGGACCAGAAATTGggatgattttgttgtttttttcatGTATaatgtac belongs to Tripterygium wilfordii isolate XIE 37 chromosome 2, ASM1340144v1, whole genome shotgun sequence and includes:
- the LOC120004744 gene encoding dnaJ homolog subfamily C member 17; the encoded protein is MDNVDHYAVLGLPSGEEGAKLTEKEISKAYKFKALELHPDKRPDDPNAHDNFQKLKSSYEILKDEKARKLFDDLLRIKRDQHQRHTQRDAKRRRMVSDLEEREHAAAFDPDPELKAKQEEERIARKLKEEIERIRAMHKGKGQGAATATAPESSSTGNVGGTGVVLDKSKVLKVSWEKVGEEYTADRLRELFSKFGKVEDVVIKSSKKKGSALVVMSTKEAAFSATGNVCGHLSNPLLVLPLQPVIGTEFPNAQKNVESDRLNNLVGAGFMAYEEKILEKLQKAAKNKS